A DNA window from Hymenobacter aquaticus contains the following coding sequences:
- a CDS encoding DUF4350 domain-containing protein, which produces MTTFRWYLLGLILLFSGYVAVEYYRPKPLNWRPTFENKDKIPYGTYVLYQLLPDVLAVPPHDVRAIRVPIYSQLEGRDEPTATTTEPVYLEQEETAGTPAADAASDTLAQASADSSQVAGDNEYGGDEDDYGAGLAGSDYATGTYLFVNEAFSLSAADGRALLRHVARGNDVFIAAEQLDSRLADTLGCRIAPLPALFAQPAAGAAPDSVRLLLSNAGLARAAGRGFRLPATGAAYRIRPDSGLHATALATDEQNRAVLVRIPHGRGHLYLCSVPLAFTNYFVLRPATSPFAFAALSYLPTGRPIWWDEYQKQGRLGSQSLLRVVMAHDALRRALYLGLAGLVLFAAFEAKRRQRVIPVLAPLPNSTLQFTRTVASLYRQDGDHALIAEKKIGLFLEFLRGHLHEPSLDLNDPATREKLASKAGRPVREVELLVRTINMVRTANRVSDADLLNLSKALNSFRKAIA; this is translated from the coding sequence ATGACGACTTTCCGCTGGTACCTGCTCGGTCTGATTTTGCTGTTCAGCGGCTACGTGGCCGTGGAATACTACCGGCCCAAACCCCTGAACTGGCGGCCTACGTTCGAAAACAAGGACAAGATTCCCTACGGCACCTACGTGCTCTACCAGCTGCTGCCCGACGTGCTGGCCGTGCCGCCCCACGACGTGCGCGCCATCCGGGTGCCCATCTACAGCCAGCTGGAAGGCCGGGACGAACCGACGGCAACAACCACCGAACCGGTGTACCTGGAGCAGGAAGAAACCGCAGGGACGCCGGCCGCCGACGCGGCTTCCGATACGCTGGCCCAAGCTTCGGCCGACTCCAGCCAAGTAGCCGGTGACAATGAATACGGCGGTGACGAGGACGATTACGGCGCCGGTCTGGCCGGGTCTGATTACGCCACGGGCACTTACCTGTTCGTCAACGAGGCGTTTAGCCTCAGCGCCGCCGACGGACGGGCCCTGCTACGCCACGTAGCCCGCGGCAACGACGTTTTTATTGCCGCCGAACAACTAGACTCCCGCCTCGCAGACACGCTGGGCTGCCGGATAGCGCCCCTGCCGGCGCTGTTTGCCCAACCTGCGGCCGGAGCCGCCCCCGATTCGGTGCGCTTACTGCTCAGCAATGCCGGACTGGCCCGGGCCGCGGGCCGCGGCTTCCGGCTTCCGGCCACCGGCGCGGCGTACCGCATCCGGCCCGACAGCGGCCTGCACGCCACGGCCCTGGCCACCGACGAACAAAACCGCGCCGTGCTCGTCCGCATTCCGCACGGCCGGGGCCACCTGTACCTGTGCTCGGTGCCGCTGGCTTTCACCAACTACTTCGTGCTGCGGCCCGCCACCAGCCCGTTCGCCTTTGCGGCCCTTTCCTATCTGCCGACGGGCAGGCCCATCTGGTGGGACGAATACCAGAAGCAGGGCCGGCTAGGCAGCCAGTCGCTGCTGCGGGTCGTAATGGCCCACGACGCGCTGCGCCGGGCGCTGTATCTGGGGTTAGCGGGCCTCGTGCTCTTTGCCGCGTTTGAGGCCAAGCGCCGGCAGCGCGTCATTCCGGTGCTGGCCCCGCTGCCCAACTCGACGCTGCAGTTTACCCGCACCGTAGCCAGCCTCTACCGGCAGGACGGCGACCATGCGTTGATTGCGGAAAAGAAAATCGGGCTGTTTCTGGAATTTCTGCGCGGCCACCTGCACGAGCCCAGCCTGGACCTGAACGACCCCGCCACCCGGGAAAAGCTGGCCAGCAAAGCCGGCCGGCCCGTGCGGGAAGTAGAGCTTTTGGTCAGAACCATTAACATGGTTCGCACGGCCAACCGGGTTTCCGACGCCGATTTACTGAACCTGAGCAAAGCGCTGAACAGCTTCCGAAAAGCCATTGCGTAA
- a CDS encoding stage II sporulation protein M, which translates to MREVVFLRQNQAKWQRYESTPANGPDELAARFVELTDDLAYARTFYPDSSTTAYLNTLTGKLHQALYKNKSVEPGRFAGFWRRELPLLVARHHRPLLLALLFFLLCTALGVLSAALDETFVRVVLGDAYVNQTLENIERGDPMAVYKGENESVMFLYITLNNIKVSLMAFASGLLPGLGTGTILFRNGLMLGAFQMFFYQKGLLLPSVLTIWIHGTLEISAIVLAGGAGLVMSRGILFPGTYARRESFRRAARDGMQLVLGLVPIFITAGFLEGFVTRHTDMPLLLSLLIIGSSAGFIGWYFILYPFQLYRRHVAPAAPY; encoded by the coding sequence ATGCGCGAAGTTGTTTTTCTGCGTCAGAACCAGGCCAAGTGGCAGCGCTACGAAAGCACGCCGGCCAATGGGCCCGACGAGCTGGCCGCCCGCTTTGTCGAGCTGACCGACGACCTGGCCTACGCCCGCACCTTCTACCCGGACTCTTCTACCACGGCGTATCTGAATACGCTGACGGGCAAGCTACACCAGGCCCTGTACAAAAACAAAAGCGTGGAGCCGGGCCGGTTCGCCGGCTTTTGGCGCCGGGAGCTGCCCCTGCTGGTCGCCCGCCACCACCGCCCCCTGCTGCTGGCCCTGCTGTTTTTCCTGCTCTGCACGGCCCTGGGAGTGCTGTCGGCCGCCCTCGACGAGACGTTCGTGCGGGTAGTGCTGGGCGACGCCTACGTGAATCAAACCCTGGAAAACATTGAGCGCGGCGACCCGATGGCCGTGTACAAGGGCGAAAACGAAAGCGTGATGTTTCTCTACATCACGCTCAACAACATCAAAGTGTCGCTGATGGCCTTTGCCAGCGGCCTGCTGCCGGGCCTGGGCACGGGCACCATCCTGTTCCGCAACGGCCTGATGCTCGGGGCCTTTCAGATGTTCTTTTACCAGAAAGGCCTGCTGCTGCCCTCCGTGCTGACCATCTGGATTCACGGCACGCTGGAGATTTCGGCCATCGTGCTAGCCGGCGGCGCGGGGCTGGTCATGAGCCGGGGCATCCTGTTTCCGGGGACCTACGCCCGCCGCGAATCGTTCCGGCGCGCCGCCCGCGACGGCATGCAGCTGGTGCTGGGCCTGGTCCCGATTTTTATCACGGCCGGCTTCCTGGAAGGCTTCGTGACCCGCCATACCGACATGCCGCTGCTCCTGAGCCTGCTGATTATCGGCAGTTCGGCCGGTTTTATCGGCTGGTATTTTATTCTTTACCCTTTCCAGCTGTACCGGCGGCACGTGGCCCCGGCGGCACCCTACTAA
- a CDS encoding SDR family oxidoreductase, with protein MKSVLITGANRGLGLELTHQYLERGDQVFAATRQPDSATDLRALGQQHEGRLTVLPLDVTSADSLRAAYAQVAAATDHLDILINNAGILPGHPGSGIDDDSSETQKLGQLRYEDAMQVIGTNAVGPLLVTQQFLPLLKAGHKSRVVSLSSGLGSLELKASGSHYHYSASKAAMNMYMRTLAAEAGHFGIISIMVDPGWMRTDMGGTGAALPAADSARGIIRLTDQLHAEENGSFVTWQGKPVAW; from the coding sequence ATGAAATCTGTTCTGATTACCGGTGCCAACCGCGGCCTGGGCCTTGAGCTTACCCACCAGTACCTGGAGCGCGGCGACCAGGTCTTTGCCGCCACCCGCCAGCCCGACAGCGCCACCGACCTGCGGGCCCTGGGCCAGCAGCACGAAGGCCGGCTGACGGTGCTGCCCCTGGACGTGACCAGCGCCGACTCGCTGCGCGCGGCCTACGCGCAGGTGGCCGCCGCCACCGACCACCTCGACATTCTGATCAACAACGCCGGCATCCTGCCCGGCCACCCCGGCTCGGGCATCGACGACGACAGCTCGGAAACGCAGAAGCTGGGCCAGCTGCGCTACGAGGATGCCATGCAGGTAATCGGGACCAACGCCGTGGGGCCGCTGCTCGTGACCCAGCAGTTTCTGCCCCTGCTCAAGGCCGGCCACAAAAGCCGGGTGGTGAGCCTGTCCTCGGGCCTGGGCTCCCTGGAGCTGAAGGCCTCGGGCAGCCACTACCACTACAGCGCCAGCAAGGCCGCCATGAACATGTACATGCGCACCCTGGCGGCCGAGGCCGGCCACTTCGGCATCATCTCCATCATGGTCGACCCGGGCTGGATGCGCACCGACATGGGCGGCACCGGCGCGGCCCTGCCCGCCGCCGACTCGGCCCGGGGCATCATCCGCCTCACCGACCAGCTGCACGCCGAGGAAAACGGCAGCTTCGTGACCTGGCAGGGCAAGCCCGTGGCCTGGTAG
- a CDS encoding DUF58 domain-containing protein encodes MKSLFLTPRFFFLLAAVVAGLAVAFFVPGLLAPVQLAAGLLLALTVVDLLLLYAPTRQGAGGVFARRVLGDKLANGSDNDVAIYLENHYRFPVSTETIDEIPAQFQRRDLLFRADLPAGQTTVIRYQLRPVKRGEYGFGMVNVFVSTRLGLAQRRFRCGPEQMVPVYPSFLQMRQYELLAISNRLTEVGVKRIRRVGQSLEFEQIRPYVAGDDPRTINWQATARRAGTGAEALVVNHYQDERAQQVYCLIDKGRAMRMPFEGLSLLDYAINATLVVSNIALLKHDKAGLITFADQLSAVVPAERRTGHLQKLLEVLYRQRTKYLETDFERLYSTVKAKIRQRSLLILFTNFETLNGLHRQLPYLRRLAKDHLLLVVFFENTELQHYLRQPTTTTEDVYHQTIAEKFAQEKRQIVRELQRYGIHSLLTPPQQLTVNTLNRYLEFKARGLI; translated from the coding sequence TTGAAGTCTCTGTTTCTGACCCCGCGCTTTTTCTTTTTGCTGGCCGCAGTAGTAGCCGGGCTGGCCGTGGCCTTTTTCGTGCCGGGCCTGCTGGCGCCCGTGCAGCTGGCGGCAGGCCTGCTACTGGCCCTGACGGTAGTCGACCTGCTGCTGCTGTACGCCCCTACCCGACAGGGCGCCGGCGGCGTATTTGCGCGCCGCGTGCTGGGCGATAAGCTGGCCAACGGCAGCGACAACGACGTGGCCATCTACCTGGAAAACCACTACCGCTTCCCGGTCAGCACGGAAACCATCGACGAGATTCCGGCTCAGTTTCAGCGGCGCGACCTGCTGTTTCGGGCCGACCTGCCGGCCGGGCAAACCACCGTGATTCGCTACCAGCTGCGGCCCGTGAAGCGGGGTGAATACGGTTTCGGGATGGTCAACGTGTTCGTCAGCACGCGGCTGGGGCTGGCGCAGCGCCGCTTCCGCTGCGGGCCCGAGCAGATGGTACCGGTGTATCCCTCATTTCTGCAGATGCGCCAGTACGAGCTGCTGGCCATCAGCAACCGGCTGACGGAGGTGGGCGTGAAGCGCATCCGGCGGGTGGGCCAGAGCCTGGAGTTTGAGCAGATCAGGCCCTACGTAGCCGGCGACGACCCGCGTACCATCAACTGGCAGGCCACGGCCCGTCGCGCCGGCACCGGGGCCGAGGCCCTGGTCGTGAACCACTACCAGGACGAGCGCGCCCAGCAGGTGTACTGCCTCATCGACAAGGGCCGGGCCATGCGCATGCCGTTCGAGGGCCTGAGCCTGCTCGATTACGCCATCAACGCCACGCTGGTAGTCAGCAACATTGCCCTGCTCAAGCACGACAAAGCGGGCCTTATCACCTTCGCCGACCAGCTGAGCGCCGTGGTGCCGGCCGAGCGGCGCACGGGCCACCTGCAGAAGCTGCTGGAAGTGCTCTACCGGCAACGGACCAAGTACCTGGAAACGGATTTTGAGCGGCTCTATTCTACCGTGAAGGCTAAAATCCGGCAGCGCAGCCTGCTGATTCTGTTTACCAACTTCGAAACCCTCAACGGCCTGCACCGCCAGCTGCCCTACCTGCGCCGCCTGGCCAAAGACCACCTGCTGCTGGTCGTGTTCTTCGAAAACACCGAGCTGCAGCACTACCTCCGCCAGCCCACCACGACCACCGAAGACGTCTACCACCAAACCATTGCCGAGAAATTTGCCCAGGAAAAGCGCCAGATCGTGCGGGAGCTGCAGCGCTACGGCATTCACAGCCTGCTCACGCCCCCGCAGCAGCTGACGGTCAACACCCTCAACCGCTACCTGGAGTTTAAAGCCCGCGGCCTGATTTAG
- a CDS encoding RDD family protein, whose translation MSTIRVQTAQNVALEYEVASVGDRILAQLIDGLVLLVVSGVATYLIERATIGAYSLRQNLTVVVVGLPVLLYHPLSEIFFNGQSLGKLTRRIRVTRRDGSRPQLGDYLLRWLLGLVEIMATFGSVATVAVLLNGRGQRLGDMAANTVVVSTRPPEASAEAVEATLLDNYVVVFPQISVLTDPDMDLIRRLLYQSLKRGDYLLLNEVANKVKRLTGISTDLIDEAFLRTVLRDHAHLNAPLQ comes from the coding sequence ATGAGTACGATTCGCGTGCAAACCGCCCAGAACGTGGCGCTGGAATATGAAGTAGCCAGCGTGGGCGACCGGATCCTGGCGCAGCTGATCGACGGGCTGGTGCTGCTGGTCGTAAGCGGGGTGGCGACCTACCTCATTGAGCGCGCCACCATCGGTGCCTACAGCCTGCGCCAGAACCTGACGGTGGTCGTGGTGGGCCTGCCCGTGCTACTTTACCACCCGCTGAGCGAGATTTTCTTTAATGGCCAGAGCCTGGGCAAGCTTACCCGCCGCATCAGAGTCACGCGGCGCGACGGGTCGCGGCCCCAGCTCGGCGACTACCTGCTGCGCTGGCTGCTGGGCCTGGTTGAAATTATGGCCACGTTTGGCAGCGTGGCCACGGTCGCCGTGCTGCTCAACGGCCGCGGGCAGCGCCTCGGCGACATGGCCGCCAACACGGTAGTGGTCAGCACCCGCCCCCCGGAGGCCAGCGCCGAAGCCGTGGAAGCCACGCTGCTCGACAACTACGTGGTGGTGTTTCCGCAAATCAGCGTGCTCACCGACCCGGACATGGACCTGATCCGGCGGCTGCTCTACCAAAGCCTGAAGCGCGGCGACTATCTGCTGCTCAACGAGGTGGCCAACAAAGTGAAGCGCCTGACCGGCATCAGCACCGACTTGATCGATGAGGCGTTTCTGCGCACCGTGCTGCGCGACCATGCCCATCTGAATGCTCCGTTGCAATAG
- a CDS encoding TolC family protein yields the protein MKNSFCCWWKSTCWAGPMVLVLSLGASTQAQQRWTLPQCLAQAQQHSLELQLAQVAQRKSAAQLTGARRLFLPTIEARVRSASNWGFLVDPSTNELSNRFNFGNQAALNLSLNLFDGFATTNQLKLRRQQLAAADYDYQARANQVQLEVAAAFLQVLLAQEHLLNSRQRAAALARQEQKVKAQIARGTLSKRDLLAVQSQVAAEGLLTVGAENSAERARFDLQQLLGLPAQPELAVQPVPLAAGPTAAEAVSLAEALTAAAAWLPELRAAQTRIEAAGYARQLVRASYRPALALTGQVATRTSNYEDQRFGLQARDNLNRQLGVSLLIPLFNQLQLRTADHVARLEELAAQLSYQQVARAVQGRVGAALLECRAAARRYQALQLQYQAAEAEYRYAEKVFELGGTDAVAFGVTRSRLVGAQSELVQAKYDWWFKQQILAFYQGKPLAL from the coding sequence ATGAAGAATAGCTTCTGCTGCTGGTGGAAAAGCACCTGCTGGGCCGGGCCGATGGTGCTGGTGCTAAGCTTGGGTGCCAGCACCCAGGCCCAGCAGCGCTGGACGCTACCCCAGTGCCTAGCCCAGGCCCAGCAGCACAGCCTGGAATTGCAGCTGGCCCAGGTGGCCCAGCGCAAAAGCGCGGCCCAACTGACCGGGGCCCGACGCTTATTCCTGCCCACGATAGAGGCCCGGGTGCGCTCGGCCAGCAACTGGGGCTTTCTGGTCGACCCTTCCACCAACGAGCTGTCCAACCGCTTCAACTTCGGCAACCAGGCCGCGTTGAATCTGAGCCTGAACCTGTTCGACGGCTTTGCCACCACCAATCAGCTCAAGCTGCGGCGGCAGCAGCTGGCCGCGGCCGACTACGACTACCAGGCCAGGGCCAACCAGGTGCAGCTGGAAGTAGCCGCCGCATTTTTGCAGGTGCTGCTGGCCCAGGAACACTTGCTGAACTCCCGGCAGCGGGCGGCGGCGCTGGCCCGGCAAGAGCAGAAAGTGAAGGCCCAGATAGCCCGGGGTACGCTCAGCAAGCGGGATCTGCTCGCCGTGCAGTCGCAGGTAGCCGCCGAGGGGCTGCTCACCGTAGGCGCCGAAAACAGCGCCGAGCGGGCCCGGTTTGACTTGCAGCAGCTTTTGGGACTACCAGCGCAGCCGGAGCTGGCCGTGCAGCCCGTGCCTCTGGCCGCCGGTCCCACGGCGGCGGAGGCAGTTTCCCTGGCCGAAGCGCTAACCGCCGCGGCCGCCTGGCTGCCGGAGCTGCGCGCGGCCCAGACCCGGATTGAGGCCGCCGGCTACGCCCGGCAGCTGGTCAGGGCCAGCTACCGACCAGCCCTGGCGCTGACGGGGCAAGTCGCCACGCGCACGTCCAACTACGAAGACCAGCGGTTCGGCCTCCAGGCCCGCGACAACCTGAACCGGCAGCTGGGCGTGTCGCTGCTCATCCCGTTGTTCAACCAGCTGCAGCTCCGCACCGCCGACCACGTGGCCCGGCTGGAGGAGCTGGCCGCCCAACTCAGCTACCAGCAGGTGGCCCGCGCGGTGCAGGGCAGGGTGGGCGCGGCCTTGCTGGAGTGCCGGGCCGCCGCCCGCCGGTACCAGGCCCTGCAGCTGCAATACCAGGCCGCGGAAGCCGAATACCGCTACGCGGAAAAAGTGTTCGAGCTGGGCGGTACCGACGCCGTAGCGTTCGGCGTGACGCGCAGCCGCCTGGTCGGGGCGCAGTCGGAGCTGGTGCAGGCCAAGTACGACTGGTGGTTCAAGCAGCAGATCCTGGCTTTTTACCAGGGCAAGCCCCTGGCGCTGTAG
- a CDS encoding DUF4394 domain-containing protein, whose product MTATSTSGRSLLRRTLLGLSALALSATAAQAQTVYGLASVYGLNTPSPSTSASLVSFNAASLSTAATLPVLTQVVITGVTSGQSLVGLDVRPNTGELFALGYNASNQQTQLYTLNRITAVATPIGAAQTLNLGTLGFRIGFDFNPTVDRIRVTASNGANLRLNPNNGALAATDGPLAYAATDPNASQTPVVGTSAYTNSYIGASGTTLYNIDEQNVRLVTQSPPNNGTLNTVAPITGINGGALTLASVPNDLDFYFNPTTGTNTAYVSLTESDLFNNETFFFTLNTTTGAATPAGKVRTASNAVVTDFAFAIDRPATLPAITGQLAYALAGTNLISFDTAQPGLIRTATGITGVDAAQTLVGLDVRPLNNALYALGYNATTQNAQLYTINAGTGVATPTSALIPLTLGTGSISFDFNPTVDRIRVVGANRNNYRLNPVNGTLAATDGQLTYSSGPNSPTIGAVAYTNSFTGANSTTGTTLYTYDEVLNLLNIQSTLNPPADGQQTIVGGSGITVNSAAPNVDLDIYSTGVGVNTAYLTATPGTSVNSSLYTVNLATGAATSVGQIGNGITVRDIAVAAATGVATPVRNREELVAGLSLYPNPVVDQARLAFTLPRAAQVTLVVTDALGRQVETLNAGTLKAGPQTLAWTSKAGQGLYFFTLLLDGETAGTRRGVLLR is encoded by the coding sequence ATGACTGCAACCTCTACTTCCGGGCGTTCCTTATTGCGTCGCACACTTCTGGGCCTATCCGCTCTGGCGTTATCGGCTACCGCCGCCCAGGCCCAGACGGTGTATGGCCTGGCTTCGGTGTATGGCCTGAATACTCCCTCGCCCAGCACCAGTGCCTCCTTGGTATCCTTCAATGCGGCATCCCTAAGCACCGCAGCCACGCTGCCCGTGCTGACGCAAGTAGTCATTACGGGCGTAACCAGCGGACAGTCTTTGGTAGGCCTGGACGTGCGCCCCAACACCGGGGAGCTGTTCGCGCTGGGTTATAACGCCAGCAACCAGCAGACCCAGCTTTACACGCTCAACCGCATTACGGCCGTAGCCACCCCGATAGGAGCGGCCCAAACGCTGAACCTGGGCACGCTCGGCTTCCGCATCGGGTTCGACTTCAATCCGACCGTCGACCGGATCCGGGTAACCGCCAGCAACGGGGCCAATCTGCGCCTGAACCCGAACAACGGCGCCCTGGCCGCCACGGATGGCCCGCTGGCGTATGCTGCCACCGACCCCAACGCCAGCCAGACGCCCGTCGTCGGAACATCGGCTTACACGAACAGCTATATCGGGGCCAGCGGCACCACGCTCTACAACATCGACGAGCAGAATGTGCGTCTGGTAACTCAGTCGCCACCCAATAACGGCACGCTGAATACGGTAGCGCCCATTACGGGCATAAACGGGGGGGCTCTCACCCTGGCCAGCGTGCCCAACGACCTCGACTTTTACTTTAACCCGACCACCGGAACCAATACCGCCTACGTCAGCCTTACGGAGTCGGACCTGTTCAACAACGAAACCTTCTTTTTCACGCTGAACACGACCACCGGCGCAGCCACGCCGGCTGGTAAAGTCAGAACCGCAAGCAACGCAGTGGTTACCGATTTTGCCTTCGCCATCGACCGGCCCGCCACGCTGCCCGCCATTACCGGGCAGTTGGCTTACGCGCTGGCCGGCACCAACCTGATTTCCTTCGACACGGCCCAGCCCGGCCTGATCCGGACGGCCACCGGCATTACGGGCGTCGATGCCGCCCAGACGCTGGTGGGCCTCGACGTGCGGCCCCTGAACAACGCCTTGTACGCGCTGGGCTACAACGCTACCACCCAAAACGCGCAGCTCTACACCATTAATGCCGGCACGGGCGTAGCCACGCCAACCAGCGCCCTTATTCCCCTGACCCTGGGCACCGGCAGCATCAGCTTCGACTTCAACCCCACCGTCGACCGGATTCGGGTGGTGGGCGCCAACCGCAACAACTACCGTCTGAACCCGGTAAACGGGACCCTGGCCGCCACCGACGGCCAGCTAACGTATAGCTCGGGCCCCAACTCGCCCACGATTGGTGCGGTGGCCTACACCAACAGCTTTACCGGCGCCAACTCCACCACCGGCACCACGCTCTACACCTACGACGAGGTGCTGAACCTGCTCAACATCCAGAGCACCCTCAATCCGCCCGCCGACGGCCAGCAGACCATTGTGGGCGGCTCCGGCATCACTGTCAATTCGGCCGCGCCCAACGTTGATTTGGATATTTACAGCACCGGCGTGGGGGTGAATACGGCTTACCTGACGGCCACGCCCGGCACGTCGGTTAACAGCAGCCTCTACACCGTGAACCTGGCGACGGGCGCCGCAACCTCCGTCGGGCAGATTGGCAACGGCATTACCGTGCGCGACATTGCCGTGGCAGCCGCTACGGGCGTGGCCACGCCGGTGCGCAACCGCGAAGAGCTGGTGGCAGGCCTGAGTTTGTATCCTAACCCAGTAGTCGACCAGGCTCGTTTGGCCTTCACCCTGCCCCGCGCGGCGCAGGTGACGCTGGTGGTTACCGACGCCCTGGGCCGGCAGGTGGAAACCCTGAACGCCGGCACCCTGAAGGCTGGCCCCCAGACGCTGGCCTGGACCAGCAAGGCCGGCCAGGGCCTGTATTTCTTCACCCTACTGCTCGACGGCGAAACGGCCGGCACCCGCCGGGGCGTGTTGTTGCGCTAA
- a CDS encoding DUF4129 domain-containing protein: protein MLLLFQTAAAVSGAVAQPARHPARSAAPLPADRTSRVTLRQPPAGRLRAYREQRAFQYVEARSERSGSSLLWARLWNWLDTFLSTKSGRAAWEYGFYTFLIGALGFVVLKLLQVDLTRAFGRAPRRSPLPYDAAAENIHALDFNALLAEAEAAGNYRLAVRLGYLAVLKQLTDRGLIQWQPEKTNHDYLRELTARPLRPAFRELTQQFEYVWYGEQNDLPAAHYALARDARVALQQLIATSRPAV, encoded by the coding sequence TTGCTGCTGCTGTTTCAGACGGCGGCGGCGGTGTCGGGAGCCGTAGCCCAGCCGGCGCGCCACCCGGCCCGCTCCGCCGCCCCGCTGCCCGCCGACCGGACTTCCCGCGTCACGCTGCGGCAGCCTCCGGCCGGGCGGCTGCGCGCGTACCGGGAGCAGCGGGCGTTTCAGTACGTGGAAGCACGCAGTGAGCGGAGCGGCTCGTCGTTGCTGTGGGCGCGGCTCTGGAACTGGCTGGATACGTTTCTATCGACCAAAAGCGGCCGGGCAGCCTGGGAATACGGTTTCTATACCTTCCTGATCGGGGCGCTGGGCTTCGTGGTGCTGAAGCTGCTGCAGGTAGATCTGACGCGGGCTTTCGGCCGGGCGCCGCGCCGCAGCCCCTTGCCCTACGATGCCGCGGCCGAAAATATCCACGCCCTGGATTTCAACGCCCTGCTGGCCGAGGCCGAAGCCGCCGGCAACTACCGGCTGGCCGTACGCCTGGGCTACCTGGCGGTGCTCAAGCAGCTCACCGACCGGGGCCTGATTCAGTGGCAGCCGGAAAAAACCAACCACGACTACCTGCGCGAGCTGACGGCCCGCCCGCTGCGGCCCGCCTTCCGGGAACTTACCCAGCAGTTTGAATACGTCTGGTACGGCGAGCAGAACGACTTGCCGGCGGCGCACTACGCCCTGGCCCGCGACGCCCGCGTGGCGCTGCAGCAGCTGATTGCCACCTCCCGCCCCGCCGTTTAG
- a CDS encoding AAA family ATPase codes for MENTPFASSAPGSAEPAAPSAAPDSAFAPRTDLSRLSQQAEAVRQELSKIIVGQHALAELLLTAILADGHVLLEGVPGVAKTLTAKLLARTLSVPFSRLQFTPDLMPSDVLGTAVFLPNKAEFEFRPGPIFASIVLIDEINRAPAKTQSALFEVMEERQVTQNGTRYAMADPFVVLATQNPIEQEGTYRLPEAQLDRFLFKLNVGYPTLEEEVAILRGHHAGQGSAALDSVQAVLTADTLRELRQQVQRQHVEPHLLDYIARLVGQTRTHKSLYLGASPRASLALLNGAKALAALRGRDFVTPEDVQFLAPHVLRHRIQLTPEREMEGHTPDDVVQQIIQQIEVPR; via the coding sequence ATGGAAAATACGCCATTTGCCTCTTCCGCTCCCGGCTCCGCAGAGCCTGCCGCGCCTTCGGCGGCCCCAGATTCTGCCTTCGCGCCCCGCACCGATCTTAGCCGGCTGAGCCAACAGGCCGAGGCCGTGCGGCAAGAGCTGAGCAAGATTATCGTGGGCCAGCACGCTTTGGCCGAGCTGCTGCTGACCGCCATCCTGGCCGATGGCCACGTGCTGCTGGAAGGCGTGCCGGGCGTAGCCAAAACCCTGACCGCCAAGCTGCTGGCCCGCACCTTATCCGTGCCGTTCAGCCGCCTGCAATTCACCCCCGACCTGATGCCCTCCGACGTGCTGGGTACGGCGGTATTTCTGCCCAATAAGGCGGAGTTTGAGTTTCGGCCCGGCCCCATTTTCGCCAGCATCGTGCTGATTGACGAAATCAACCGGGCCCCGGCCAAGACGCAGTCGGCCCTGTTTGAGGTGATGGAAGAGCGGCAGGTAACGCAGAACGGCACCCGCTACGCTATGGCCGACCCGTTCGTGGTGCTGGCCACCCAAAACCCGATTGAGCAGGAAGGCACCTACCGCCTGCCCGAAGCCCAGCTCGACCGGTTTCTGTTCAAGCTGAACGTGGGCTACCCCACCCTGGAGGAGGAAGTAGCCATTCTGCGGGGCCACCACGCCGGGCAAGGCAGCGCGGCCCTCGACAGCGTGCAGGCGGTGCTGACGGCCGACACGCTGCGGGAATTGCGCCAGCAGGTGCAGCGCCAGCACGTGGAGCCCCACCTGCTCGACTACATTGCCCGCCTGGTGGGCCAGACGCGCACCCACAAAAGCCTCTACCTGGGTGCCTCACCCCGGGCTTCGCTGGCCCTGCTCAACGGTGCCAAGGCCCTGGCCGCCCTGCGCGGCCGCGACTTCGTGACGCCCGAGGACGTGCAGTTTCTGGCGCCCCACGTGCTACGGCACCGCATTCAGCTTACGCCGGAGCGCGAAATGGAAGGCCACACCCCCGACGACGTAGTGCAGCAAATCATCCAGCAGATTGAGGTGCCGCGCTAA